From Dethiosulfovibrio salsuginis, a single genomic window includes:
- the trxB gene encoding thioredoxin-disulfide reductase, translating to MEQRDLVIIGGGPAGLTAAIYGRRAGLSTLVIEKGMVGGAICTTEEIENWPGVKHATGPELGDMFKDHALSLKAEFLDAEVASIKENGLCKIISTDKGDFEAKALIVATGASFRKLGCPGEAEFAGKGVSYCATCDGAFFEELEVAVIGGGNTAVEEACYLTQFATKVYIVHRRDKFRADQMAVDRALANPKVQPVWDSVVEEIAGDGMVEKVVLKNVKTGELSDLPVSGVFMFVGNTPNADLVKDIVDTEKGGWVKTDEKMATSMKGLFAAGDLRDKSLRQVVTAASDGAIAAMSAYEYIAEHF from the coding sequence ATGGAACAGAGAGATCTCGTTATCATCGGCGGTGGACCTGCCGGGCTTACAGCGGCTATATACGGTAGAAGGGCGGGGCTGAGCACCCTTGTAATAGAGAAGGGCATGGTCGGTGGAGCTATCTGCACCACCGAGGAGATAGAGAACTGGCCTGGAGTAAAGCACGCTACCGGACCTGAGCTAGGAGATATGTTCAAGGATCACGCCCTTTCTCTGAAGGCCGAGTTCCTCGATGCAGAGGTGGCCTCCATAAAGGAAAACGGTCTTTGCAAGATCATATCCACCGACAAAGGCGATTTTGAGGCAAAGGCCCTTATCGTGGCTACAGGAGCCAGCTTCCGTAAGCTTGGCTGCCCTGGGGAGGCCGAGTTTGCCGGAAAGGGAGTCAGCTACTGTGCTACCTGCGACGGAGCTTTCTTCGAGGAGCTGGAGGTCGCGGTTATCGGCGGCGGAAACACCGCTGTCGAGGAGGCCTGTTACCTCACTCAGTTTGCCACCAAGGTCTACATAGTTCACCGTAGGGATAAGTTCCGTGCCGATCAGATGGCGGTGGACAGAGCTCTTGCCAACCCCAAGGTTCAGCCCGTCTGGGATTCGGTGGTCGAGGAGATCGCTGGAGACGGCATGGTCGAGAAGGTCGTCCTCAAGAACGTCAAGACCGGAGAGCTCTCCGATCTCCCTGTATCCGGCGTGTTCATGTTCGTCGGCAACACCCCTAACGCCGATCTGGTCAAAGATATCGTCGATACAGAAAAAGGCGGCTGGGTGAAGACCGACGAGAAGATGGCTACCTCCATGAAGGGTCTCTTCGCCGCAGGAGACCTCAGGGATAAATCCCTTCGTCAGGTGGTAACCGCCGCATCCGACGGTGCCATCGCTGCTATGTCGGCCTACGAGTATATTGCGGAGCACTTCTAG
- the prmC gene encoding peptide chain release factor N(5)-glutamine methyltransferase yields the protein MTDKKLSSLSRAWRGRLESAGVDNPGLDVDLICMEVLGVSRTWLHCHGDMELRPDDKKRVDEKVSRRERREPLHYILGKCPFWKSSFSVGEGCLIPRPETEFLLEAALEGFSSGLAVDWGTGSGCLAGSLLMEVPCASVVAVDRSPAAIDIAYRNLSDLGVLDRALLWHCSDPKDIPIKRGSVDLIVSNPPYIPTSSLSGLMDEVVGYEPLAALDGGDDGLDPYRALLPWAEVVLRPGGRLWVEFGGEEQVKPLLELTPQGLSVMEIRKDLALIPRLIGWCRV from the coding sequence ATGACCGATAAAAAACTCTCATCTCTGTCCAGAGCCTGGAGAGGCAGGCTGGAGAGTGCCGGTGTTGATAACCCCGGCCTTGATGTAGATCTCATATGTATGGAGGTCTTAGGTGTCTCCAGAACCTGGCTACACTGTCACGGCGATATGGAGTTACGCCCTGATGATAAAAAGAGGGTAGATGAAAAGGTGTCCCGCAGGGAGAGAAGGGAGCCTCTTCACTATATATTGGGCAAATGCCCCTTCTGGAAGAGCTCCTTTTCGGTCGGAGAGGGCTGTCTTATCCCCAGGCCGGAGACGGAATTTCTCCTGGAGGCCGCACTTGAGGGCTTTTCCTCCGGTTTAGCGGTGGACTGGGGAACTGGGTCGGGATGTCTGGCGGGGTCGTTGCTTATGGAGGTCCCCTGTGCCTCGGTGGTGGCGGTGGACCGCTCCCCTGCGGCTATAGACATCGCCTACCGTAACCTCTCCGACTTAGGCGTTCTCGATAGAGCCCTTCTTTGGCATTGCTCTGATCCAAAGGATATACCGATTAAAAGGGGATCGGTGGACCTCATAGTCTCCAACCCTCCCTACATACCTACGTCCTCCCTATCCGGGCTCATGGACGAAGTCGTCGGATACGAGCCTTTAGCGGCTCTAGACGGCGGAGACGATGGTCTAGATCCCTACAGGGCCCTTCTGCCCTGGGCGGAGGTCGTACTGAGGCCCGGTGGAAGGCTGTGGGTGGAGTTCGGCGGTGAGGAGCAGGTGAAGCCTTTGTTGGAGTTGACGCCACAGGGCCTTTCGGTTATGGAGATCAGGAAAGATCTTGCCCTCATACCTCGCCTTATAGGCTGGTGTCGTGTATAA